The Streptomyces albofaciens JCM 4342 genome has a segment encoding these proteins:
- a CDS encoding MFS transporter, giving the protein MPTPPTTAPGTAGRRRWIALAVVLTAAFMDLVDATIVNIAIPSIQRDTGASFGAIQWITAGYALAFAVGLITGGRLGDIHGRRRLFLLGMGGFTAASALCGLAADPHLLIAARVLQGAMAALMVPQVLAIIHVTFPPHERGKVFGMFGAVVGLGAVCGPLIGALLTQWDLLGLQWRPIFLINLPVGIAGILLGRRFIAESRAPEALRLDLVGMLLAALALLMVLYPLTQGRELGWPLWGFVSMAASPLVFAVFVRYERAKARKDGSPLVELSLFRLRTFAAGTGVQLTFGALSGLFFLVWTLCMQLGLGWGPLHAGLTGIPFSLACSAAAGVSVQRLVPRFGRKVLQAGALIMLAGVLLYIAEAGRYGTQLTSWQLVPAMLLMGGGMGLIVAPITDVAISEVPAEHSGSASGIFNTTGQLGMALGLGLSSVAFFGVLDGAAGRDPRAAVVDATVTSLWWVAAGLAVIFLLLFLLPGKARTGGGADRPTVPADERPAPDADRVLVH; this is encoded by the coding sequence ATGCCCACCCCGCCCACGACCGCCCCCGGCACGGCCGGCCGCAGACGGTGGATCGCGCTGGCCGTCGTGCTGACCGCCGCCTTCATGGACCTGGTGGACGCGACCATCGTCAACATCGCCATTCCCAGCATCCAGCGGGACACCGGCGCGTCGTTCGGCGCGATCCAGTGGATCACCGCGGGCTACGCGCTCGCCTTCGCCGTCGGCCTGATCACCGGCGGCCGGCTCGGCGACATCCACGGCCGCCGCCGGCTCTTCCTGCTCGGCATGGGCGGCTTCACCGCCGCCTCCGCGCTGTGCGGGCTCGCCGCCGACCCGCACCTGCTGATCGCGGCCCGGGTCCTCCAGGGCGCGATGGCCGCGCTGATGGTGCCGCAGGTGCTGGCGATCATCCACGTCACCTTTCCCCCGCACGAGCGCGGCAAGGTCTTCGGCATGTTCGGCGCCGTCGTCGGCCTGGGCGCGGTGTGCGGCCCGCTGATCGGCGCGCTGCTGACGCAGTGGGACCTCCTCGGCCTCCAGTGGCGGCCGATCTTCCTGATCAACCTGCCGGTCGGCATCGCCGGCATCCTGCTCGGCCGCCGCTTCATCGCCGAGTCCCGCGCCCCCGAGGCGCTGCGCCTGGACCTCGTCGGCATGCTCCTGGCCGCGCTCGCCCTCCTGATGGTCCTCTATCCGCTCACCCAGGGCCGCGAACTGGGCTGGCCCCTCTGGGGGTTCGTGTCGATGGCCGCGAGCCCGCTCGTCTTCGCGGTCTTCGTACGGTACGAGCGTGCCAAGGCCCGCAAGGACGGCTCGCCGCTCGTCGAACTCTCCCTGTTCAGGCTGCGTACGTTCGCCGCGGGCACCGGCGTCCAGCTCACCTTCGGCGCGCTGTCCGGCCTCTTCTTCCTGGTCTGGACGCTGTGCATGCAGCTCGGCCTGGGCTGGGGGCCGCTGCACGCCGGGCTGACCGGAATCCCGTTCTCGCTCGCCTGCTCGGCGGCGGCCGGCGTCTCCGTACAGCGGCTGGTGCCGCGCTTCGGGCGCAAGGTGCTGCAGGCCGGCGCGCTGATCATGCTGGCCGGTGTGCTGCTCTACATCGCGGAGGCCGGGCGGTACGGCACCCAGCTGACGTCCTGGCAGCTGGTGCCCGCGATGCTGCTGATGGGCGGCGGCATGGGGCTGATCGTCGCCCCGATCACCGACGTCGCGATCTCCGAGGTGCCGGCCGAGCACTCCGGATCGGCGTCCGGCATCTTCAACACCACCGGCCAGCTGGGCATGGCGCTCGGCCTCGGACTGTCCTCGGTGGCCTTCTTCGGCGTCCTCGACGGCGCGGCCGGCCGGGACCCGCGGGCGGCGGTCGTCGATGCCACGGTCACCTCGCTGTGGTGGGTGGCGGCCGGGCTGGCGGTCATCTTCCTGCTGCTGTTCCTGCTGCCGGGGAAGGCCCGTACGGGCGGGGGAGCGGACCGGCCGACGGTACCCGCGGACGAGCGCCCGGCCCCGGATGCGGACCGGGTCCTGGTGCACTGA
- a CDS encoding glutaminase, translating into MDYQAVLEEVAAFARPYVGHGQVADYIPALEKVPMDRFGIAVADINGEVYGVGDWEVPFSVQSISKTFSLALVMANDNDDIWKRVGREPSGTPFNSLVQLEWENGVPRNPFINAGALVVTDRLQTLTGDASTTMLHFLREESGNPDLAFDQAVADSEADHGDRNAALAHFMASFGNLENPVPSVIEHYFWQCSIEMSCRDLAAAGGFLARHGLRADGSRLLEAREAKRINAVMLTCGTYDAAGEFAYRVGLPAKSGVGGGIVAVVPGRCTLCVWSPGLDSRGNSVAGAAALDHFTTLTGWSVF; encoded by the coding sequence ATGGACTACCAGGCCGTTCTTGAGGAGGTAGCGGCCTTTGCGAGGCCGTATGTCGGACATGGGCAGGTTGCCGATTACATACCGGCGCTGGAAAAGGTGCCGATGGACCGCTTCGGCATAGCGGTCGCCGACATCAACGGCGAGGTCTACGGGGTGGGGGACTGGGAGGTCCCGTTCTCCGTGCAGTCCATCTCGAAGACGTTCTCGCTGGCGCTGGTCATGGCCAACGACAACGACGACATCTGGAAGCGGGTCGGCCGCGAACCGTCGGGCACCCCGTTCAATTCGCTCGTGCAACTGGAGTGGGAGAACGGCGTACCGCGCAACCCCTTCATCAACGCGGGCGCGCTGGTCGTCACCGACCGCCTCCAGACGCTGACCGGCGACGCCAGCACCACGATGCTGCACTTCCTGCGCGAGGAGAGCGGCAACCCGGACCTCGCCTTCGACCAGGCGGTGGCCGACTCCGAGGCCGACCACGGCGACCGCAACGCGGCGCTCGCGCACTTCATGGCGAGCTTCGGCAACCTGGAGAACCCGGTCCCCAGCGTCATCGAGCACTACTTCTGGCAGTGCTCCATCGAGATGAGCTGCCGCGACCTGGCGGCGGCCGGCGGATTCCTGGCCCGGCACGGGCTGCGCGCGGACGGCAGCCGCCTGCTGGAGGCGCGCGAGGCCAAGCGGATCAACGCGGTGATGCTGACCTGCGGCACGTACGACGCGGCCGGCGAATTCGCCTACCGGGTCGGACTGCCCGCCAAGAGCGGCGTCGGCGGCGGCATCGTGGCGGTCGTGCCGGGGCGCTGCACTCTGTGCGTGTGGAGCCCCGGGCTGGACAGCCGGGGCAACTCGGTGGCGGGCGCGGCGGCGCTGGACCACTTCACGACGCTGACCGGCTGGTCGGTGTTCTGA
- a CDS encoding heavy metal translocating P-type ATPase — translation MTTTVDGHRIELEIGGMTCASCAARIEKKLNRMDGVTATVNYATEKAKVTYEEGAGVGVADLIATVEKTGYTAAVPEPPAPAPPPPEPGAAPAPEPDTDPLAPLRQRLTVSVVLAVPVILMAMVPALQFTNWQWLSLTLAAPVVAYGAWPFHKAAWTNLRHGTATMDTLVSLGTLAALGWSLWALFFGHAGMPGMTHPFELTIERGDGGSNIYLEAAAGVTAFILAGRYFEARSKRRAGAALRALLELGAKDVAVLRDGREVRVPVGELAVGDRFVVRPGEKIATDGAVVDGSSAVDASMLTGESVPVEVAPGDQVTGATVNAGGRIVVEATRVGADTQLARMARLVEDAQNGKAAAQRLADRISAVFVPVVIALALGTLGYWLATGEGAVAAFTAAVAVLIIACPCALGLATPTALMVGTGRGAQLGILIKGPEVLETTRRVDTVVLDKTGTVTTGAMTLTAVHLADGVPEADALRLAGALEHSSEHPIARAIAGAAAERTGELPTPEDFANVPGRGVQGVVEGHAVLVGRTSLLTDWAVELPAALADAKTAAEDAGHTAVAVAWDGEARAVLVVADAVKPTSAEAIRRLRALGLTPVLLTGDNAAVAGSVAAEVGIAAEHVIAEVLPEDKVSVIKDLQARGKSVAMVGDGVNDAAALAQADLGLAMGTGTDAAIEAGDLTLVRGDLRAAADAIRLARRTLGTIKANLFWAFGYNVAALPLAAAGLLNPMIAGAAMAFSSVFVVANSLRLRRFKPLG, via the coding sequence ATGACCACCACCGTCGACGGACACCGCATCGAGCTGGAGATCGGCGGCATGACCTGCGCCTCCTGCGCCGCCCGCATCGAGAAGAAGCTCAACCGGATGGACGGCGTCACCGCCACCGTCAACTACGCGACGGAGAAGGCGAAGGTCACCTACGAGGAAGGCGCCGGCGTCGGCGTCGCGGACCTGATCGCCACCGTCGAGAAGACCGGCTACACGGCCGCCGTACCGGAACCCCCGGCCCCCGCCCCGCCGCCACCCGAACCCGGCGCGGCCCCGGCGCCGGAACCGGACACCGACCCCCTCGCCCCGCTGCGGCAGCGGCTGACCGTCTCCGTGGTCCTGGCCGTACCGGTGATCCTGATGGCGATGGTCCCGGCGCTCCAGTTCACCAACTGGCAGTGGCTTTCGCTGACGCTGGCGGCGCCGGTCGTGGCGTACGGCGCCTGGCCGTTCCACAAGGCCGCCTGGACCAACCTGCGGCACGGTACGGCCACCATGGACACCCTGGTCTCGCTGGGCACCCTCGCCGCGCTCGGCTGGTCGCTGTGGGCCCTGTTCTTCGGGCACGCCGGGATGCCCGGCATGACCCACCCGTTCGAGCTGACCATCGAGCGCGGCGACGGCGGCAGCAACATCTACCTGGAGGCCGCGGCCGGCGTCACCGCCTTCATCCTGGCCGGGCGCTACTTCGAGGCCCGCTCCAAGCGCCGGGCCGGGGCCGCGCTGAGGGCGCTGCTGGAGCTGGGCGCCAAGGACGTCGCGGTGCTGCGGGACGGGCGCGAGGTCCGCGTGCCGGTCGGCGAGCTGGCCGTGGGCGACCGCTTCGTGGTCCGCCCAGGAGAGAAGATCGCCACCGACGGCGCGGTCGTGGACGGCTCCTCCGCCGTGGACGCCTCGATGCTCACCGGCGAGTCGGTGCCCGTCGAGGTCGCCCCCGGCGACCAGGTCACCGGCGCCACCGTCAACGCGGGCGGCCGGATCGTCGTCGAGGCGACCCGGGTCGGCGCGGACACCCAGCTGGCCCGGATGGCGCGGCTGGTCGAGGACGCGCAGAACGGCAAGGCCGCCGCCCAGCGCCTGGCCGACCGGATCTCCGCGGTCTTCGTCCCGGTCGTCATCGCACTGGCCCTCGGGACCCTGGGCTACTGGCTCGCCACGGGCGAGGGCGCGGTCGCCGCGTTCACCGCCGCCGTCGCCGTACTGATCATCGCCTGCCCCTGCGCGCTGGGCCTGGCCACCCCGACCGCGCTCATGGTCGGCACCGGCCGCGGCGCCCAGCTGGGCATCCTGATCAAGGGGCCGGAGGTCCTGGAGACCACCCGCCGCGTGGACACCGTCGTCCTGGACAAGACCGGCACCGTCACCACCGGCGCGATGACGCTCACCGCCGTCCACCTCGCCGACGGCGTGCCCGAGGCGGACGCGCTGCGCCTGGCCGGCGCCCTGGAGCACTCCTCCGAGCACCCCATCGCCCGCGCCATCGCCGGTGCGGCGGCCGAGCGCACGGGGGAGCTGCCCACCCCGGAGGACTTCGCGAACGTACCCGGCCGTGGTGTCCAGGGCGTCGTCGAGGGCCACGCCGTCCTCGTCGGCCGCACCTCGCTCCTCACGGACTGGGCCGTCGAGCTGCCCGCCGCACTGGCCGACGCCAAGACCGCCGCCGAGGACGCCGGGCACACCGCCGTCGCCGTGGCCTGGGACGGGGAGGCGCGGGCGGTGCTCGTCGTCGCCGACGCGGTCAAGCCCACCAGCGCCGAGGCGATCCGCCGGCTGCGCGCCCTCGGGCTCACCCCGGTCCTGCTGACCGGCGACAACGCGGCCGTCGCCGGCTCGGTGGCCGCCGAGGTCGGCATCGCGGCGGAACACGTGATCGCCGAGGTGCTCCCCGAGGACAAGGTCTCGGTGATCAAGGACCTCCAGGCGCGGGGGAAGTCGGTGGCCATGGTCGGCGACGGCGTCAACGACGCGGCGGCGCTCGCCCAGGCCGACCTGGGGCTGGCGATGGGCACCGGCACGGACGCCGCCATCGAGGCCGGCGATCTGACGCTGGTACGGGGCGACCTGCGCGCCGCCGCGGACGCCATCCGCCTCGCCCGCCGCACCCTCGGCACCATCAAGGCCAACCTCTTCTGGGCCTTCGGCTACAACGTGGCCGCGCTGCCGCTGGCCGCGGCCGGCCTGCTCAACCCCATGATCGCCGGGGCCGCGATGGCCTTCTCCTCGGTCTTCGTGGTGGCCAACAGCCTCCGGCTGCGCCGCTTCAAGCCGCTCGGCTGA
- a CDS encoding N-acetylmuramoyl-L-alanine amidase has protein sequence MAPPMSANTFLKALRDEGLEVVEVGEWRTHNRNGHGAWGPVHGVVIHHTVTSGTDETVRLCYDGTSALPGPLCHGVITKDGRVHLVGCGRSNHAGSGDRDVLNAVIAEKKQLPPTNQYNADGNVHFYGFECENLGDGRDPWPEAQLEAVEKAAAALCRVHGWNEYSVIGHLEWRADKIDPKGFTMKDMRARIGARLK, from the coding sequence ATGGCCCCACCCATGTCCGCGAACACCTTCCTCAAGGCCCTCAGAGACGAAGGCCTGGAGGTCGTCGAGGTCGGCGAGTGGCGCACCCACAACCGCAACGGCCACGGCGCCTGGGGACCGGTGCACGGTGTGGTGATCCACCACACCGTCACGTCCGGCACCGACGAGACGGTCCGCCTGTGCTACGACGGCACCTCCGCGCTGCCCGGCCCGCTGTGCCACGGCGTGATCACCAAGGACGGCCGGGTCCACCTGGTCGGCTGCGGCCGCAGCAACCACGCGGGCAGCGGCGACCGGGACGTCCTGAACGCCGTGATCGCCGAGAAGAAGCAGCTGCCCCCCACCAACCAGTACAACGCCGACGGCAACGTCCACTTCTACGGCTTCGAGTGCGAGAACCTGGGTGACGGCCGGGACCCCTGGCCCGAGGCCCAGCTGGAGGCCGTCGAGAAGGCCGCGGCCGCGCTGTGCCGCGTCCACGGCTGGAACGAGTACTCCGTCATCGGCCACCTGGAGTGGCGCGCCGACAAGATAGACCCCAAGGGCTTCACGATGAAGGACATGCGCGCCCGCATCGGTGCCCGGCTGAAGTAG
- a CDS encoding helix-turn-helix transcriptional regulator produces the protein MSETSARLLNLLSLLQTPREWPGSELAGRLRVTTRTIRRDIERLRELGYPVHATMGAEGGYRLAAGTALPPLLLDDEEAVAIAVGLRSAAGHTVDGIEEASVRALAKLEQVLPSRLRRRVGTLGTATVPMPSGDGPTVDPAHLTALAAAITNQERVRFSYRAGDGARSKRLVEPHRLVSAGRRWYLVAYDNEREDWRIFRVDRLSDPYPTGVRTPPRALPAEDAAAYVRGQLRSLAAGGVAAVATVYAPAAEVAARMGNAAAEVEPLDEGSCRLRTRPDPLEWTAYRLAMLGHEFAVHEPAELVAYLRQLGGRVLRAAGEEGGRVPRVAEGEGATTSADTGEG, from the coding sequence ATGAGCGAAACCTCGGCCCGTCTGCTGAATCTGCTGTCCCTGCTCCAGACGCCCCGCGAATGGCCCGGCAGCGAACTCGCCGGCCGCCTCCGGGTCACCACCCGCACCATCCGCCGCGACATCGAGCGGCTGCGCGAGCTCGGCTATCCGGTGCACGCCACGATGGGCGCGGAGGGCGGCTACCGGCTCGCCGCGGGCACCGCGCTGCCCCCGCTACTGCTGGACGACGAGGAGGCGGTGGCCATCGCCGTCGGCCTGCGGTCGGCGGCCGGGCACACCGTCGACGGCATCGAGGAGGCGTCCGTCCGCGCCCTCGCCAAACTGGAGCAGGTGCTGCCGTCCCGGCTGCGGCGGCGGGTGGGCACGCTCGGCACCGCCACCGTGCCGATGCCCTCCGGGGACGGCCCGACCGTCGATCCGGCCCATCTGACCGCCCTGGCCGCGGCGATCACCAACCAGGAACGGGTGCGGTTCTCCTACCGGGCCGGCGACGGCGCCCGCTCCAAGCGCCTGGTCGAGCCGCACCGGCTGGTCTCGGCCGGGCGCCGCTGGTACCTGGTCGCGTACGACAACGAGCGCGAGGACTGGCGGATCTTCCGGGTCGACCGGCTGTCCGACCCGTACCCCACCGGGGTACGGACACCGCCGCGCGCCCTGCCCGCCGAGGACGCCGCCGCGTACGTGCGGGGGCAGCTGCGGAGCCTCGCGGCGGGCGGGGTCGCCGCGGTGGCCACGGTGTACGCGCCCGCCGCCGAGGTCGCCGCCCGGATGGGAAACGCGGCGGCCGAGGTGGAGCCGCTCGACGAGGGCTCCTGCCGCCTGCGCACCCGGCCCGATCCCCTGGAGTGGACGGCGTACCGGCTGGCGATGCTGGGCCACGAGTTCGCGGTGCACGAACCGGCGGAGCTGGTGGCGTATCTGCGGCAGCTGGGCGGCCGGGTGCTGCGGGCGGCCGGGGAGGAGGGCGGGAGGGTGCCGCGAGTGGCCGAGGGGGAGGGCGCGACGACGTCCGCCGATACCGGGGAGGGGTAG
- a CDS encoding VOC family protein, with protein MSNETHSTATTTPRFAAIGMVVADMAASLAFYRRLGLAVPAEADTAPHAEATLPGGLRLMWDTYETARSIDPGWTPPAGGTPTGLAFECADPAEVDKVYAELVGAGYTGEKEPWDADWGQRYAVVRDPDGHGVDLFAARA; from the coding sequence ATGAGCAACGAAACGCACTCCACCGCCACCACCACACCGCGCTTCGCGGCGATCGGCATGGTCGTCGCCGACATGGCGGCCTCGCTCGCCTTCTACCGCCGCCTCGGCCTCGCGGTCCCGGCGGAGGCCGACACCGCCCCGCACGCCGAGGCGACGCTGCCCGGCGGGCTGCGCCTGATGTGGGACACGTACGAGACCGCGCGCTCCATCGACCCCGGGTGGACGCCGCCGGCCGGCGGCACCCCGACGGGCCTGGCGTTCGAGTGCGCGGACCCGGCGGAGGTCGACAAGGTCTACGCGGAGCTGGTCGGCGCCGGGTACACCGGGGAGAAGGAACCGTGGGACGCGGACTGGGGGCAGCGGTACGCGGTGGTGCGGGACCCGGACGGGCACGGGGTGGATCTGTTCGCGGCGCGGGCGTAG
- a CDS encoding TetR/AcrR family transcriptional regulator — translation MKRAEQASETRAALIEAAKRLFAARGYLNTKVTDITAEAGRAAGSFYNHFAGKEELLKALLDELATESDRYAVTAEHKSDFTDPDAIRYHVAAYWRVHRDHAPTMLALRQAALVSEDFARTLEQFRRTQLEDLAGHLAYVKNLPASVETTLTLMSTMMDAPAQLLPELPEEEAVEVATRFIYRALNGTDYPPRA, via the coding sequence GTGAAGCGCGCGGAGCAGGCGAGCGAGACCAGGGCGGCGCTGATCGAGGCGGCCAAGCGCCTGTTCGCGGCCCGCGGCTACCTGAACACGAAGGTCACCGACATCACGGCCGAGGCCGGGCGGGCCGCCGGCTCCTTCTACAACCACTTCGCGGGCAAGGAAGAGCTGCTCAAGGCGCTGCTGGACGAGCTGGCCACGGAGAGCGACCGCTACGCGGTCACCGCCGAGCACAAGTCCGACTTCACCGACCCGGACGCGATCCGCTACCACGTGGCCGCCTACTGGCGCGTGCACCGGGACCACGCGCCGACCATGCTCGCGCTGCGCCAGGCGGCGCTGGTCAGCGAGGACTTCGCGCGCACTCTCGAACAGTTCCGGCGCACACAGCTGGAAGACCTGGCCGGCCACTTGGCATACGTGAAGAATCTGCCGGCGTCCGTCGAGACCACGCTGACGCTGATGAGCACGATGATGGACGCCCCCGCGCAGCTGCTGCCCGAGCTGCCCGAGGAAGAGGCCGTCGAGGTGGCCACCCGGTTCATCTACCGCGCGCTGAACGGTACGGACTACCCGCCGCGGGCGTAG
- a CDS encoding beta-ketoacyl-ACP synthase III has protein sequence MTGARVLALGHYQPSRVLTNDDLAKLVDTDDAWISSRVGIRTRHVAAPDETVDAMAAAAAAKALAASGLTAQDIDLVLVATCTAVDRSPNTAARVAARLGLPSPAAMDINVVCAGFTHALATADHAVRAGSAVNALVVGAEKFTDVVDWTDRSTCVLVGDGAGAAVVTAAPEPEIGPVLWGSVPDMGDAVRIEGSPPRFAQQGQAVYRWATTRLPAIARQVCERSGIRPEDLAGVVLHQANLRLIEPLAERIGAVNAVIARDVVESGNTSAASVPLALSKLVERREVPSGAPVLLFGFGGNLSYAGQVIRCP, from the coding sequence ATGACGGGCGCACGCGTCCTGGCCCTCGGCCACTACCAGCCCTCCCGGGTACTCACCAACGACGATCTCGCGAAGCTGGTCGACACCGACGACGCGTGGATCAGCAGCCGCGTCGGCATCCGTACCCGGCACGTCGCGGCCCCCGACGAGACGGTGGACGCGATGGCCGCGGCCGCCGCGGCCAAGGCGCTGGCCGCGAGCGGTCTGACGGCCCAGGACATCGACCTCGTCCTGGTCGCCACCTGCACGGCCGTCGACCGCAGCCCCAACACCGCCGCCCGGGTCGCCGCCCGTCTCGGCCTGCCGTCGCCCGCCGCCATGGACATCAACGTCGTCTGCGCCGGCTTCACCCACGCGCTGGCCACCGCCGACCACGCCGTACGGGCGGGGTCGGCGGTCAACGCGCTGGTCGTCGGGGCCGAGAAGTTCACCGACGTGGTGGACTGGACGGACCGTTCCACCTGCGTGCTCGTCGGGGACGGGGCGGGCGCCGCGGTCGTCACGGCCGCGCCGGAACCGGAGATCGGCCCGGTGCTGTGGGGCTCGGTCCCGGACATGGGCGACGCCGTCCGCATCGAGGGCAGCCCGCCCCGCTTCGCCCAGCAGGGCCAGGCCGTCTACCGCTGGGCCACCACCCGCCTGCCGGCCATCGCCCGCCAGGTGTGCGAGCGCTCCGGAATCCGGCCGGAGGACCTGGCCGGGGTCGTGCTGCACCAGGCCAACCTGCGGCTGATCGAGCCGCTGGCGGAGCGTATCGGCGCGGTCAACGCGGTGATCGCGCGCGATGTCGTGGAGTCCGGCAACACCTCCGCCGCGTCCGTCCCGCTGGCCCTGTCCAAGCTGGTGGAACGGCGGGAGGTCCCGTCCGGCGCCCCGGTCCTGCTCTTCGGGTTCGGCGGCAACCTGTCGTACGCGGGACAGGTGATCCGGTGCCCTTGA
- a CDS encoding helix-turn-helix domain-containing protein, which translates to MSAKGDDGVRRGADAERGGYRERASRLPGAVVWAKRVPGGVPAAPQRVLPDGCTDLLWMDGRLTVAGPDTTAHTPAVRPGSLVVGLRFAPGQGPAVVGVPAHVLRDRRVPLEELWPRDRVARLAGALAGTGSPGRVLEEIAVDRLRAADDPPDPARGLIAAALADGRPVAEVARSVGVGERQLHRRCLAAFGYGPKTLGRVLRLVRALELARGGLPYADVAARAGYADQAHLAREVKALAGVPLGVLVASG; encoded by the coding sequence ATGAGCGCGAAGGGGGACGACGGCGTGCGCCGGGGCGCGGACGCGGAGCGCGGCGGGTACCGCGAGCGGGCCTCGCGGCTGCCCGGCGCGGTCGTCTGGGCGAAACGGGTGCCCGGCGGCGTGCCGGCGGCGCCGCAGCGGGTGCTGCCCGACGGCTGTACGGACCTGCTGTGGATGGACGGCCGCCTGACCGTGGCCGGACCCGACACCACCGCCCACACCCCGGCCGTCCGGCCCGGCTCCCTCGTCGTCGGGCTGCGCTTCGCCCCCGGTCAGGGGCCCGCCGTCGTCGGCGTACCGGCCCACGTACTGCGCGACCGGCGGGTGCCGCTGGAGGAGCTGTGGCCCCGCGACCGGGTGGCGCGGCTGGCCGGGGCACTGGCCGGGACCGGATCACCCGGAAGAGTGCTGGAGGAGATCGCCGTGGACCGGCTGCGGGCGGCGGACGACCCGCCCGACCCGGCGCGCGGCCTGATCGCCGCCGCGCTCGCCGACGGCCGTCCGGTGGCGGAGGTCGCCCGGTCCGTCGGCGTCGGCGAGCGGCAGCTGCACCGCCGGTGCCTGGCGGCGTTCGGCTACGGCCCCAAGACGCTGGGCAGGGTGCTGCGCCTGGTGCGCGCGCTGGAGCTGGCCCGTGGCGGCCTGCCGTACGCGGACGTGGCGGCCCGCGCCGGGTACGCGGACCAGGCACACCTGGCACGCGAGGTGAAGGCGCTGGCAGGGGTCCCGCTGGGGGTGCTGGTGGCCTCGGGTTAG
- a CDS encoding FAD-dependent monooxygenase, which produces MRVLVVGGGPTGLTLGIELARRGVGVRVADKATAYFDGSRGDGLQPRTLEVFDDLGVLDAVRAAGAPPAPLRLHLDGRFAGEHWMAEPRDPRPDVPYPNGWVLGQSQTEGILRDRLAEFGVRVELGTELTGLMQDADGVTARFATGAEDRFDYLVGADGGASFVRKAIGVAFPGVTDESFRVLVGDVTAPGLDLTVGHWFAAADEPMKGVALTPLPGTGRFQLITPLGDGDDASLETMQAALDRFAPGVRLTGHGWSTVWRPNVRLAERYRVGRVFLAGDAAHVHPPTGGQGLNTGVQDAYNLGWKLAAETALDSYETERRAVAERVLGVSTGLLDKYVAGDADAHKRGEEGFGLDITYRAPDATGPLVTGDRAPDAPLLDADGKGVRLFDLFRGPHFTRLVFGAPAPDEEHAYAVLRPGEVPGHGRYVTDAEGHAFTAYAAAPGDTFLIRPDGYLG; this is translated from the coding sequence ATGCGGGTACTCGTCGTGGGCGGGGGACCGACCGGACTGACGCTGGGGATCGAGCTGGCCCGGCGCGGCGTCGGGGTACGGGTGGCCGACAAGGCGACCGCGTACTTCGACGGCTCGCGCGGCGACGGCCTCCAGCCGCGCACGCTGGAGGTCTTCGACGACCTCGGCGTGCTGGACGCCGTCCGCGCGGCCGGGGCGCCGCCGGCACCGCTGCGCCTGCACCTCGACGGCCGGTTCGCCGGCGAGCACTGGATGGCCGAGCCGCGCGACCCCCGCCCGGACGTCCCGTACCCGAACGGCTGGGTGCTGGGCCAGTCGCAGACCGAGGGCATCCTGCGGGACCGGCTGGCCGAGTTCGGCGTACGCGTCGAGCTGGGCACCGAGCTGACCGGGCTCATGCAGGACGCGGACGGGGTGACCGCGCGGTTCGCCACCGGTGCGGAGGACCGGTTCGACTACCTGGTGGGGGCGGACGGCGGCGCCAGCTTCGTGCGCAAGGCGATCGGCGTGGCCTTCCCCGGCGTCACCGACGAGTCCTTCCGGGTGCTGGTCGGCGATGTGACCGCACCGGGCCTCGACCTCACGGTCGGCCACTGGTTCGCCGCGGCGGACGAACCGATGAAGGGCGTCGCGCTGACCCCGCTGCCGGGCACCGGGCGCTTCCAGCTGATCACGCCGCTCGGGGACGGCGACGACGCCTCACTGGAGACGATGCAGGCCGCGCTGGACCGGTTCGCGCCCGGGGTGCGCCTGACCGGGCACGGCTGGTCGACGGTGTGGCGGCCGAACGTGCGGCTCGCCGAGCGGTACCGGGTGGGGCGGGTCTTCCTGGCCGGCGACGCCGCGCACGTCCACCCGCCGACCGGCGGCCAGGGGCTGAACACGGGCGTGCAGGACGCGTACAACCTCGGCTGGAAGCTGGCCGCGGAGACCGCGCTCGACAGTTACGAGACCGAGCGGCGGGCGGTCGCGGAGCGCGTGCTCGGCGTGAGCACCGGCCTGCTGGACAAGTACGTGGCGGGCGACGCGGACGCGCACAAGCGCGGCGAGGAGGGCTTCGGCCTCGACATCACCTACCGCGCCCCGGACGCCACCGGCCCCCTCGTCACCGGCGACCGCGCCCCGGACGCCCCGCTGCTCGACGCGGACGGCAAGGGCGTCCGCCTCTTCGACCTCTTCCGCGGCCCGCACTTCACCCGGCTGGTCTTCGGGGCGCCCGCCCCGGACGAGGAGCACGCGTACGCCGTGCTGCGCCCCGGCGAGGTGCCCGGCCACGGGCGGTACGTCACCGACGCCGAGGGCCACGCCTTCACGGCCTACGCGGCGGCGCCGGGCGACACCTTCCTGATCCGCCCGGACGGCTACCTGGGCTAG